A part of Microbulbifer sp. MI-G genomic DNA contains:
- a CDS encoding amidohydrolase, with protein MKKLFLPLAIGASLLAAHAIAAGSDPQQLLQQTESRVIEWRRHLHRNPELGNREFETAKYIEQHLQSLGMETESGVAHTGVIGLLKGSRPGPTVALRADMDALPVTERTDVPFASKVRSTYQGREVGVMHACGHDTHVAMLMGAAEVLANLRDQLAGNVLFIFQPAEEGAPDGEEGGAELMLKEGLFKKYQPDVAFGQHVTSSLPAGVFGYRSGPLMAAADEFRITITGRQTHGSRPWGGVDPIVAAAQVVMGTQAIVSRQIDITKEPAVISYGRIDGGVRNNIIPDSVYLNGTIRNFDMNNRAEIFKRLKTTAELVAESSGAVAEVDILEGYPVTINNAELTQMALPVLRSVAGKEKVIEVPKITGAEDFSYFANAVPGFFYFLGITPQGEDPSKAPSNHSPLFYVDESALRQGTEALTLLTLDYMANYRKQ; from the coding sequence GTGAAAAAACTGTTTCTGCCCCTGGCCATCGGCGCTTCGCTACTGGCCGCCCATGCGATCGCCGCAGGCAGCGATCCCCAACAGCTGTTGCAACAGACCGAGTCCAGGGTGATCGAATGGCGCCGGCATCTGCACCGGAACCCGGAGTTGGGCAACCGGGAATTTGAAACGGCAAAATACATCGAACAGCACCTCCAGTCCCTGGGCATGGAAACCGAGAGCGGGGTGGCTCACACCGGCGTTATCGGTCTGTTAAAGGGGAGCAGGCCCGGCCCTACCGTGGCGCTGCGCGCGGATATGGATGCCCTGCCGGTCACCGAGAGAACGGATGTTCCCTTCGCGTCCAAGGTGCGCAGCACCTATCAGGGCAGGGAGGTGGGCGTTATGCACGCCTGTGGTCACGACACCCATGTGGCGATGCTGATGGGTGCTGCCGAAGTCCTGGCCAATCTCCGCGACCAGTTGGCCGGTAATGTATTGTTTATTTTCCAGCCCGCCGAAGAGGGTGCGCCGGATGGCGAGGAAGGCGGGGCCGAGTTGATGCTGAAAGAGGGCCTGTTCAAAAAATACCAGCCGGATGTGGCTTTCGGCCAGCACGTGACCTCTTCTCTGCCCGCTGGGGTTTTTGGTTACCGTTCGGGTCCGCTGATGGCCGCCGCTGACGAGTTCCGCATCACCATTACCGGCCGCCAGACCCACGGTTCGCGCCCCTGGGGCGGGGTTGACCCCATTGTTGCCGCCGCGCAGGTGGTGATGGGCACTCAGGCTATTGTCAGCCGCCAGATCGACATCACCAAGGAACCGGCGGTGATTTCCTATGGCCGGATCGACGGCGGCGTGCGCAACAATATTATTCCCGACAGCGTGTACTTAAACGGCACCATCCGCAACTTTGACATGAATAACCGCGCGGAAATTTTCAAGCGCCTGAAAACCACCGCTGAACTGGTTGCGGAGAGTTCCGGGGCCGTGGCCGAAGTGGATATCCTCGAAGGGTACCCGGTGACGATAAACAATGCAGAACTCACGCAAATGGCCCTGCCGGTGCTCAGGTCCGTGGCCGGTAAAGAAAAGGTGATCGAGGTTCCCAAAATTACCGGTGCGGAGGATTTTTCCTACTTTGCCAATGCAGTGCCCGGCTTTTTCTATTTCCTCGGCATAACCCCGCAGGGCGAGGACCCGAGCAAGGCGCCCAGCAATCATTCACCCTTGTTTTATGTGGATGAAAGCGCACTGCGCCAGGGCACCGAAGCGCTGACCCTGCTGACCCTGGATTATATGGCGAACTATCGCAAGCAGTAA
- a CDS encoding stage II sporulation protein M, translating into MRQRDFENRYRDSWAQLETWLKGGGKNADPATLDLPAAYRNLCQQLAVAKERQYTSRLIDHLNQLVMAAHHRVYRQQTLRRRGWLHYLLAGFPQAVRANGRAVALASALFLLPALVMGIGTYNNDALIYAVMSPADVLSLESMYDPGNRVLGRERGSDTDLAMFGFYIKNNIGIAFRTFAGGILFGLGSIFFLVFNGVYLGAVFGHITRVGFVSTFYPFVIGHGAFELTAIVLAGAAGLLLGRSLVDPGQHRRSIALRLASVEAMKIMYGTFLMLVIAAFLEAFWSSSAATPISIKLGVGGLLWLVVFAYFALAGRREATGAH; encoded by the coding sequence ATGCGACAGAGAGATTTCGAGAACCGCTATCGCGATAGTTGGGCACAATTGGAGACCTGGTTAAAAGGGGGTGGAAAAAATGCGGATCCAGCCACACTGGACCTACCCGCAGCCTATCGCAACCTGTGCCAGCAGCTGGCAGTGGCCAAGGAGCGGCAATACACCAGCCGCCTGATCGATCACCTCAACCAGCTGGTGATGGCAGCCCACCACCGGGTCTATCGCCAGCAGACCCTGCGTCGCAGGGGCTGGCTGCACTACCTGCTGGCAGGCTTTCCCCAAGCGGTGCGGGCCAATGGCCGCGCTGTGGCACTGGCCAGCGCCCTGTTTTTGTTACCGGCTCTGGTGATGGGCATCGGCACCTACAACAACGATGCACTGATTTACGCCGTGATGTCTCCGGCAGACGTACTCTCACTGGAGTCCATGTATGACCCCGGCAACCGCGTACTGGGCCGCGAGCGCGGCTCGGACACCGACCTGGCCATGTTCGGCTTCTATATCAAGAACAATATCGGCATCGCTTTCCGCACTTTTGCCGGTGGCATACTGTTTGGCCTCGGCTCCATTTTTTTTCTGGTTTTCAATGGCGTCTACCTCGGTGCGGTTTTTGGCCACATAACACGCGTCGGGTTTGTCTCTACGTTTTATCCCTTTGTGATTGGCCACGGCGCTTTTGAGTTGACCGCCATTGTCCTGGCCGGTGCTGCCGGCCTGTTGCTCGGGCGCTCTCTGGTGGACCCGGGGCAGCACCGGCGCTCGATAGCCCTGCGCCTGGCCAGTGTCGAGGCAATGAAAATCATGTATGGCACTTTTCTGATGCTGGTGATTGCCGCCTTCCTCGAGGCCTTCTGGTCTTCCAGCGCCGCCACTCCGATCAGTATCAAACTCGGTGTCGGCGGCCTGCTGTGGCTCGTGGTTTTCGCTTACTTCGCCCTGGCCGGGCGGCGGGAGGCCACAGGTGCACATTGA
- a CDS encoding GFA family protein, with the protein MVQGECNCGAVSFTVDAGISDVFVCHCSICRRSTGSGGIAVAVVANKALAWIKGQDQISYWSKPGHEWHTYFCQVCGTAVPGENDAESMYLPVGTLTSGCENLRVAHHLYVHSKASWEEIGDSGKQHIENYKP; encoded by the coding sequence ATGGTACAAGGTGAATGCAACTGCGGAGCGGTAAGCTTTACAGTTGATGCCGGGATCTCTGACGTTTTTGTCTGCCACTGTTCTATTTGCAGGCGCTCTACAGGTAGCGGTGGTATAGCGGTGGCAGTGGTAGCGAATAAAGCCCTCGCCTGGATCAAAGGGCAAGACCAAATAAGCTACTGGTCAAAGCCGGGGCACGAATGGCATACGTATTTTTGTCAAGTTTGTGGCACTGCTGTTCCAGGAGAAAACGATGCAGAAAGTATGTATCTACCCGTTGGTACATTGACTTCGGGTTGCGAGAATCTGCGGGTCGCCCATCATTTGTATGTGCATTCAAAAGCCTCGTGGGAGGAAATCGGTGACTCAGGGAAGCAACATATCGAAAATTATAAGCCCTAG
- a CDS encoding RDD family protein: MLDTTYHVETPEGIDLHARAAGPVPRILAYAVDVLYRTLVLIALGIGLAVADTAGIGIWLVCSFLLEWFYPVFFEVLRGGQTPGKKAFGLMVVNDNLTPISWGASLVRNLLRFADFLPFAYATGVIAMTLGRHFQRLGDLAAGTLVVYREADKAPVALPDSTPLPPPRNLKRQDQQALVSLFERHDDLSEARQQELANLLEPITQKRDSAALGYLRSVASWLLGGRE, translated from the coding sequence TTGCTGGATACCACCTATCACGTCGAAACCCCCGAAGGGATCGATCTGCATGCGCGGGCTGCAGGGCCTGTCCCGCGCATCCTCGCCTATGCGGTGGATGTGTTGTATCGCACCCTGGTACTCATAGCGCTGGGCATTGGTCTGGCCGTTGCCGACACTGCCGGTATCGGCATCTGGCTGGTCTGCTCCTTCCTGCTGGAGTGGTTCTACCCGGTGTTCTTTGAAGTGCTGCGCGGCGGCCAGACACCGGGGAAAAAAGCCTTCGGCCTGATGGTGGTGAATGACAACCTGACCCCCATTTCCTGGGGAGCCTCCCTGGTGCGCAACCTGCTGCGCTTTGCCGACTTCCTGCCCTTCGCCTATGCCACCGGTGTGATCGCCATGACCCTCGGGCGGCACTTCCAGCGCCTCGGCGATCTGGCCGCAGGCACTCTGGTGGTCTACCGGGAGGCCGACAAAGCGCCGGTCGCCCTGCCGGACAGCACCCCACTGCCGCCACCGCGCAACCTGAAACGACAGGACCAGCAGGCCCTGGTCAGTCTGTTTGAGCGCCACGACGACTTGAGTGAAGCGCGCCAACAGGAACTGGCCAATTTACTCGAGCCCATTACCCAAAAGAGAGACAGCGCCGCGCTGGGTTATCTGCGCTCGGTGGCCAGTTGGCTGCTGGGTGGCCGAGAATAA